The window gctGAACACGGCCAATGACAACCAGCTCCGTCTGACTTACCTGCTGAATCCCAGGTCTTTCTTGTAGCACCACAGCACGGAGGGTCGAGCTCTGACGGAGGCTTTGGACAGGATGTGATGAAGAATGACCACCTGGATCACAGACAGATTCGAACGATTAGCTACACCGACTGATCTAATCATTAAAACCAGCCTGCTGCCACCGAGGCTGATCGCTTTGACATTACCTGATCTCTTCCACGGTCTCCCACCACCACGAACATGGTGCGATGCTGCAGAGCGACTCCATTCTCAATCTGGACGCGAATCCGGTTGTCGACCTTCTTGCGGACTGTCGCCATCGCCTTACAGCTGCTGAGAGGAAATCACAAGCATCACATAAACGCACATAAGCGAATATCAGCGACACAGTGCGAGCTAATCGTTTCAGCTACACCCGTGCAGTGCTGTCAACTGAGCGGGGAGGAATGACTGACACTAGCGAACTCTCAGCCAAAACAAATGAGAGTTAACGACagcaggaaataaataaaaaaaaaacaccacaaagtGAGGAGGAAGTAGCGCAGAATTAAAGCATCACACCACATCCAAAGATTGTGTAAATACCTTCAGATACAGACGAGCTGACTGATGTTTAATCTTCACAAAACTCCACACAAGTCGAGGGCTCAGTTCACACGCCGGCCATCATGCTGTTGATACTCTCACGTGGAGACACCCGCTCATGGAGGACCCCCGGCGTGACGTCAAAACTGCGCGACGCTCCatgaggaagtgaggagagtTGGTCCCGATGTTTGTCTCCCAGGGGGAGCTCTGGACTCCTCCTGAGACGACTAGTCAATATGCTTCAAAGTAGTTTGGATAATTTGTTGATAGTTTAAGTCATTGAGTGACAGACAGTTGTTTCACTTTATCGCCGTCTTTGTCCTGCTTTTAGTGTACTTGATAAGCTTTTGTTGTAAACCTGTTCCCTGATTTTAGGTTGCCTCCTTCACACCTGGCCAGAGACTTCAGATGAAATCTAACCTCTTGGCTAATTCTTGCATATTTACAGTAACTGCTCATTAATATGCACTATTCCCGAGAAATAAACTggataatcataataaattcaAAATTAAACATGACTGGTTGACTGAATGCAAACATCTATAATAGTAAACTGAATACATTTGGGTTTTGGTTGGTCAAAGAAGGCTATCTGAAAGCTTAAACAATGGATCTGAGCTATTTTTATGTGTATTCTTCAGTACTGCCGATATTTATGGAAGAGCAAGATATTAAAGTAAATGTGAGTTACCCATTCTTCTATACGCACGCTACATAGTGGAGATCATGGCCTATTGCTGCATCCATACTTCTGCTTTCAGACAATAGGATCGGGTTCAGCAGTTTACGTTATGCAGTCGTAATACATTAAATATAGAAATATGTAATGAGTAATACTATTTAAGACAGGATACGTGCAAGTTGTGCCCGTGTACACCAGCCTAGGCGGAAATAGGCCCTTTTAAACGCGCCTGTCTGTGGCAAAGTAGTCTACAACATCAGCGTGATCTTCAGTCTTACTTACATTTAAGATTAGGATTAAATTATACTTTCATACAAAGTCCTGCTTAATGTCTTGGTGGGTaaacaagaaacaaagacaataaTTGGGATGACAAAGTCAGACGAGCAGCtaaacattttgaggaaacTGTTATTTACTAAAAAAAGCCTCGACTGAAGAGTTTTGAGCAGAATTAATAATTTCAGTGTTAGGTCAGCTGTACTGTGATGAGCCACTGGGTGGTGCCGTTTCACCGCCTGCAAAAGAATCCAGATCTTTCCAGCTATTAAAATGGTTCAGGGAAAAACACAGGATGTTAATATATAGGTGTTGTGCTCACTGTGAGGTGATGTGATGGTAGCATTTGTGACGTCTTTCACACGGTCACATCAGTGGTTTCAGATGTGGTTAGTTGCCTCAATCACACACAACACCTTTAATGTTACTCTGCATTACAGATGTAATTTGGTTTATGACACCGACAACGAGAAGCATGACTGCATTTAGAGTGTGTCACTGACACCTGCCCAAAGCATACAGCAGAAAACTGAGGCTGAATCATGGGTATGCAACACAACTTTATTGAAACTCTTGAAGCAACATCAATTTACAAACAAGGAAACGGGAGCTCATTAAAcataaaatcctttttttagaaccaaaatgacagaaaagaaCTGAGAAAGGGAATAAACTCCCATGGATTGGACCAGCAGTGGCAGGTgcatttttttatacaaaaaatAACTTATGAAATCTTTCAAGTTTACAGGAATATTGTAACACACAGCTCATGTAAATCAATGATTAGATTCACAGTTCGGCTTGTGTGTTAAAaactttaaatgattaaattttTCTAAATATCAAAGCAGGCATTACTTTGATTTAAGAGAGACAGGAATAATACCACTGATgaagaacaaagaaaataaaacatgagtgAGCTGGGGGCAAATGCATtcttgaattttgaattttCAGTGTGGTGCAAATTAAGTCAGTCACAGTCATTATGAAAGGCCTTTTCAGGATCGTATTGCCTGAGTGCTGCCTCTTGACACTCCTCTGGGTCCCTGACCAGCTCCGCGCTTGTAGTTCTGTTGGTAACCATCCTTGAGCAACAGAGGAAATAAAGATACTTTAGAAACTACTCCCACAGACAGCAAAGAGGACAGAAACAATGTGTGCGCTCTGAATGCTTCTTTCATACCCTCTGATAATTTCCATTTGAGTAATCCCGGGGTGTGTTGAACTGTGTCGGTCCATAACCAGAGTTTGGAGTGTTGGCAAAGGGAGGACGATAACCATCATAGCCACctgaaaaaaggaacattttagagttaagatttgtttttttagagaCTCAGACTTTCAGATATGCACCTACATAAGTAAGTATTTTGGCAAAAGGGGCATTCTTTCCAACTTTGGTCGCGATCGATCTTTAAGGCATCCACAATCTTGTACTTGTCCTAAAAATCATAAAGGTTGCAATAGTTAATGTCCTCGTTCTGTTTCCAGACTTTACGTAACCTGTACTTCCCTGATGAAAACCTTAATGGCTAAAACGTGCAGGCATGTTTTACTACTGTTGTGATTCAACAGCCATGATTAATAAAGCCTTTTTAACTCATTAACCTCTTGAGTGCCTCAGATGTTTTCTACAATTTTTCATAACCTTATTGACTAGTGGATCCATGCTACATGAACAAAGAAAATGAGTGATGTATGCGATGTGAGTGATGTGACAAATTAGCTCATGTGGCTCTTTCCTTTGGTGAAGCATTCTATACAATCAATCGTGAGTTATAGCAAGAAGTTTGCACCAggaaataaatcttcaatgccGTACTGTGTTTTAAAGAGGACAAATGTAAAAATTCATGGGCTTTTTCAAATATGGCTTGAGTCTAGAGGGCATTAAAAATTTGAGAAAAACATAAGCTACCAATTCCACAGTTCCTACTGACGCTTATACCACCATACAAGcgaagtgcaaaaaaaaaaaaaggaagaaaactaagaggcaaagagagctgcCTTGAAAATAAAAGGAGGCGATTGCAACCGCAAAAGGGGAAGTtggcaaaaatgacaaaaacacttATAGTATCTTTAACGTAGATACAACTGCAGCATAAGGTCCAATATCACACACTAAATGCACTTCCTGTTCATTGTTCTTAAAAACACTGATATATTTTTACTTGATTATCATCTTTAATTCAAGTAAATAAAACTTGTAAAAAATTctacataaatgttttttttctctccgctTACCTCAAAAGAGTAAGGAAATAACAAAGCAAAACTTTTACAACAAGAAGACCAGAACACCGCTCTCCATTACGTTTATCTTCTTTCATTTATGCTAAAATAGGTAACATAGTTCCAAAAAATTTAAGTTGATGAGAATGTATATTTCACTGTGAAACTGATAACGCATGTATGACTGAGgctttaataaaataaaagtacttTCCAACTGAGATACACCACTTCTTTCTGTAAATGTCTTATTAAATATCTTAATAAAGCCATATTGTGGATGCGAGTTGTGATTTTACCTCTGAATCCATTCGATGAACCTCTGTAGCCGTTGATCATGCCCCTGGCGTTGCGAGGTCCACCTCGAGACATCCCTCTGCTGTTGTAGAAGGACTGAGGCTGCCTGCCGAAGCCTGGGCCCTGCTGCGAAGGCTGCGGATGGCCCCCTGACTGGTCTTGGGAATGGAAGGCACCAACTACTAAAAAAAGCCCACAAGAGTCGGCACGTCAATCTCCAGTCAAAATCTAACAAACAGTATTCAAATAAAAGAGTTGTAACTGTAACATAATGTCACAGAAAAATCTGCCACAATCAATGTGGTTAGTTAATAACGggaaaataaacagtgaaaatCTTCCCACCAGACTGCAGTTGTTCTGACTGCATCTCTGTCTGCTCCACAGGATGCTGCGACTGGCTGTTGAAGGCTTGGTTGTAGCTGTTCTGGTATTGGTTGGCCTGGTTCAAAGCCTCTGTCTCACTTGCCGGCGGGACTGGGGCATTGAGGTTGAACACCTGAGGGGGCGAACAAGGGCCACATTGTGGTGAAGCCAAAACCAGAGGAAAGGTCACAGGCTCTTTAGGAGTAAAGTCCATTACTAACAATTTCCTGGATAAAGCTGCTTCACTACAAACCAACAAACGTGCAATAAGATGACATGGCACTTCAGGACTATTAATGTTCAACTTTGATTCCACTGGCTGTGACACACAAAGTCCTGCAAAGACCTTTTTATCTACATGATGAGCCAGACATTCAGCTCTTTGACTTATACATGACATGGTTATACCACGGGCAGTATTTGATAACAAGTATTTTCAGCAAGTTTGAACAATGAGGACTTGGGTGCCATCACCACGGCCTTACTGTCTGCATTGACTGGAATGGTGCTGCATTGACATTGATGCCACTGCTGTGAGGAGCTTTGGAAACAGGCTGGAAAACCTGCGTTTGAGAGGCAGCTGGGAGAGCTGTAGAGGGTGGAGGCTGCTCCGACGACAAGGACAGGGAGGCCTGTTGAAGAGAAGAAACATAAcacaagctgcattaacattttttttcctacagTGTGAGGAAACAGATGTCAGTTATATTTAACTACAGGGTTCATAATTCAAATCCTTTACATTTTCTTGGCAGGTGTTCATTAAATATGATGTGTGCTGATAGCTGAGCTCAAGCCCTCTATGCTCCCTACCTACAATTAAACACTTACACCAGGTGAGCATTTAACATGCCGATTCCAGTATGTTTAGACTCCTTATATTTAATTAAACTACTTTCAGTCAGCTCAATTCAGGACTAAGGCTGGGTTTCGGTATATACGCCAATACGGTATCTTGTTATCCAAGTTACTGTCTATCCAATTGTGTGCATTTCTGTGTAGTAGAGGTTTATGTATACAGACTTGGCCAATAAAAGTAGATTCTGATTGCTATGTATCTCACATCATAAGTGCACATATAAAATGTATTCTCATTTTATACCCAGCAAATTCATTCTGTAGAACATTTGTTACATACAACatattaaacaaatgaaaatatgatCCTTGAAGTCACAAATGGTCTCTTACAGAGCAGCTGGGTTTACCTGGATGGGGTCGATTGATTCTGTTGGGGGTCGAGGGTCCGGCGTGTGTGAGGTCTGATACATGGGGGGCGGAGTTGGAGAGACGATAGGAACCTGAGAGCATTGAGAgtaaaaataatttgttaaaaATCTTTTAAGGGTGGCGAAACACTCAGCactgtgtttaatttttttttcttacttgtgTGGGCTCAGGTTGGACAGGAACAGTGTTGGGTTGTGATAGCCGGGACTCTGGGTGAACTAGGAAGATTTGAGTATTGCACCTTAGTAAACCAGAAAACCCATTTCAAGCCTTCAAGTGTAACGTTTACACCTTTTATGTGACAtctgaacttttctttttaagacTCACCTGGAGGACACACCATCTGTGGTAAGTCCATGTTCTGAGCGGGTTTCATAGGTTGCGCTGAGACAATGGCAGGGTCAATGGGCTGTCCGTCAAACTCCAGCATAGAGTCCTGAGAGCAGAGACGCGGTGAGCACCATGTTTCATTTCTACAGTCAAAAATAGTTCCGAGCAAAAGTCCTCACCTGCATGAAGTTGTACGTTCCTTGCATCTGTGCCATCAAGTCCTGCACCACCTGCTTCCTGACCATGGGGTCAGAAGGCGGCGCAGGAGACACCAAGTTCAGGGGGTgggtctccatggcaacaggggaagcTGCAGACTGCACAGGCGGCTGCTGCATGGCACTGACTGCCTGAGAAAGAAGACAGAATAACAAACTGGATGATGGGCTGTAAACTAGTCTATAGCTGATTAGACGCTACCTGGGGGTTTATGTTCACATCGTTTGTTAACTGAAATATCATCGCTGATAATGAATGATGTCAATTGTGTCCagtgttgatttttttcagtgccTTAAACATGAACATCTTCTGCACAAAAACCTGGACTTGACAGAGCAAATCAGATGCTGCAGACTTATGACAAGGGATCACACCATCAGAGGGCATTCAGACACCTGCCTGACAGCTCTCACTGCAGAAAGAGCCTCCTACATACAGTGATGCCAGATTGGTTTGATGCCTTCCAGGCCAGTTAACTGCTCAAAATCcacagaaaaacagataaaaagacGCCCAAATATTAACATTATTCAATATGAAATTTTAAATAACAAGTAAAATGTTGATGTGCTCTAGAACtcagtaacaaaacaaaaaactatagTTTTTATGGAATTTAGTTAACTGCTACATGCCTTGACATTAGCCTgaagtccccccccccacacacacacaaaaagaaaaagagaaactgagTGCGAAAGAGAGAAGAATGCACACAATCCCATGCTGTCAAAAAGCAGAACAAACATAATGTTGCAAGCACAGAGGTTTCtgttacaatcaaaatatagaTGTGCAAAACATAAAAGCTCTGGTCTGTTTTTAAATCTCCTTATCTcagcagattaaaaaaaaaatgtcaagtaGTTACactaattaataaaaaaaaacctgtcaaaACAAGTCGCTTACATCTAATATGATGCACCGACTTATTTAAACATCACGAGAAAATACACATGtagcaaaaaatattttaacatgctCAAAATATTGCCTGAAGGATGACAATCTCCATGCACTGAAGTTCTTAATAGTTTGAATGTAAACATCATGTGATGATTAATCCAAGTCCTGTAAAGGTTTTTTGATATCTCTTGAAACTTTGCAGTATCTAAAAAATGAGCTCAATTTATACTCTTTTAAATGTTAGAATTAGAATCTACTTTGCCTGAAATAACCAAAACGGTTATATGGACCTATGCcccagcagctgaagtgtggCTTATATCCAAATGGAGGTTATTTGAGGCCAGATTGCTTCAAGGATGCAATAAACGTTAGAATCAAAAAAGCTAAGCAAAtaagcaagaaaacaaaagaagtaaaaaatcTTCGATCGCAGAAAAACATCCTGCGGCATACCTCTGTTTCCGTGGTCCACTCATCGCCCTGCTCCTTCTCACTGCCACTGTAAGTGCCGTCTGGAATGAACTGTCTGTTTATGaactggagaggaaaaaaaaacaacatcagcacAACACTTATGATATACTCCGTGTGAGCTTCACTGGAAAGGGTAAATTAATCTCACCTCTGTCGTTTCCACCGCGATGGGTTCTGTGAACTCCTCAATTATTTCAGTTTctgtaaagagaaaaacaagtcaGAGAATGCAATGCTGATCTTTGTATTACTTGATTACAttagcattttaaaaatggagaGTTTCCTCCAGCATGACTTCAGAGACCTGGATCAACAGTCTGCTCTTCAGCTTCTGACGATTCagctactactgctgctgctgctgccgctgctgctgctgccgctgccgctgctgccgccgctgctgctgccactgctgaggctgcctcttcctcttcttcctcctcgcaCACGCCGTTTTGGTGAGCTGGAACGCGGTCAAAGTACCCGCTCAGCAGAACCTGGTCCAAAGTCTCTCTCAGTGCCTTGTCTATAAGACAGATAACGTGGTA is drawn from Sparus aurata chromosome 8, fSpaAur1.1, whole genome shotgun sequence and contains these coding sequences:
- the caprin1b gene encoding caprin-1b isoform X1, translating into MPSVMNANGPLQSVSPDVGSAPGSMGSLGQSEVLKQVLGVIDKKARNMEKKKSKLDDYQVRKNSGERLNQDQLEALSKYQEIMNNLEFARELHKTFITMGQDLQKVVKKSARREQLQREEAEQRRLKTVLELQFLLDRLGEDTVRQDLKQGVGGSPLLTDADLAAFDEFYKLVGPDRDQNIRLVDQYEEASMHLWDLLEGKDKAVVGTTYKALRETLDQVLLSGYFDRVPAHQNGVCEEEEEEEAASAVAAAAAAAAAAAAAAAAAAAAVVAESSEAEEQTVDPETEIIEEFTEPIAVETTEFINRQFIPDGTYSGSEKEQGDEWTTETEAVSAMQQPPVQSAASPVAMETHPLNLVSPAPPSDPMVRKQVVQDLMAQMQGTYNFMQDSMLEFDGQPIDPAIVSAQPMKPAQNMDLPQMVCPPVHPESRLSQPNTVPVQPEPTQVPIVSPTPPPMYQTSHTPDPRPPTESIDPIQASLSLSSEQPPPSTALPAASQTQVFQPVSKAPHSSGINVNAAPFQSMQTVFNLNAPVPPASETEALNQANQYQNSYNQAFNSQSQHPVEQTEMQSEQLQSVVGAFHSQDQSGGHPQPSQQGPGFGRQPQSFYNSRGMSRGGPRNARGMINGYRGSSNGFRGGYDGYRPPFANTPNSGYGPTQFNTPRDYSNGNYQRDGYQQNYKRGAGQGPRGVSRGSTQAIRS
- the caprin1b gene encoding caprin-1b isoform X2; this translates as MPSVMNANGPLQSVSPDVGSAPGSMGSLGQSEVLKQVLGVIDKKARNMEKKKSKLDDYQVRKNSGERLNQDQLEALSKYQEIMNNLEFARELHKTFITMGQDLQKVVKKSARREQLQREEAEQRRLKTVLELQFLLDRLGEDTVRQDLKQGVGGSPLLTDADLAAFDEFYKLVGPDRDQNIRLVDQYEEASMHLWDLLEGKDKAVVGTTYKALRETLDQVLLSGYFDRVPAHQNGVCEEEEEEEAASAVAAAAAAAAAAAAAAAAAAAAVVAESSEAEEQTVDPETEIIEEFTEPIAVETTEFINRQFIPDGTYSGSEKEQGDEWTTETEAVSAMQQPPVQSAASPVAMETHPLNLVSPAPPSDPMVRKQVVQDLMAQMQGTYNFMQDSMLEFDGQPIDPAIVSAQPMKPAQNMDLPQMVCPPVHPESRLSQPNTVPVQPEPTQVPIVSPTPPPMYQTSHTPDPRPPTESIDPIQASLSLSSEQPPPSTALPAASQTQVFQPVSKAPHSSGINVNAAPFQSMQTVFNLNAPVPPASETEALNQANQYQNSYNQAFNSQSQHPVEQTEMQSEQLQSVGAFHSQDQSGGHPQPSQQGPGFGRQPQSFYNSRGMSRGGPRNARGMINGYRGSSNGFRGGYDGYRPPFANTPNSGYGPTQFNTPRDYSNGNYQRDGYQQNYKRGAGQGPRGVSRGSTQAIRS